From the genome of Streptomyces spinoverrucosus:
CGCATGCCCTCCGAGAGGAAGGAACCGGGGGAGACGGTGTTCACCAGGATTCCGTCCGGGGCCAGGGTCTGGGAGAGGTTCTTGCTGAAGCTCGTCAGGGCCGCCTTGGCCGCGGTGTAGGCGACGAGTCCGGGTGACTGCCGTCGTACCGAATGTGCGGATACGTTGACGACCCTGGCCCATTCGGCACGGCGCAGCCACGGAAGGGCGGCGCGTGCGCAGCGGGCCGCGCTGACGATCCCGATGTCGAAGGTGGCGTGCCACTCCTCGTCGTCGAGTTCGTCGAAGGTACGGCCCACCCCTACGTCCGTCGGGCCCGCAGAGTTGATCAGCACATTGATCCCGCCCCAGCGGGCGCCCACTTCCGCGAAGGCGGCATCAACCGCCGACCGGTCGCCGAGGTCGACCGAGAGGCCCACTGCGTCCGCCGCGCCGAGGTCGAGCAGCGCTCGTACGGTGTCGTCGAGTGCGGCTCTGCCCCGGGCGAGGACCGCGACGTTCGCGCCCTCCGCGGCGATCACCTCGGCTGCCGCGCGGCCCATGCCCTTGGAACCGCCGTTGACGACCACGGAGGCGCCCTTCAGACCGAGATCCACTCGTACCTCCAGGTCGATTCCTGCGCTTTGTGAGCCCGATGGCCGGTCAGCGCGCTCGCCACGGGATCCGCCCGCCGGAAGCGAACAGGGCCTGCCCTTCGGCGAGATCCCTGTCGTCGCTGCCGAGGTGCACCAGCGTCTTGCCCACGTCCAGGGCTTGGCGGTACCCGAGCTCCTGCGCATACCAGATCGCCCGGACGGTCGCCTGGACAGCACGGGCCGGCTGTGCGGCGATCGCCTCGGCGACGCGCGCCGCCGCGTCGGCCAGGTCGTCAAGGCGTACGACTTCCTGGACGAGGCCGATCTCATAGGCCCGCCGAGCGGTCATCCGCTCGTGCGCCCCGAGGAGGGAGACACGCAGGACCTCCCCGATCGGCACGCGCTGCAGCAGCATCATCGACTCGAACACCGAGGCCATCCCGTACGTGGTGTGTGGGTCGAAGAACGTCGCGTGCTCGGCGGCGATGATGATGTCCGCCTCGGCGAGGAGATAGAAGGCGCCTGCGCAGGCCATGCCGTTGACCGCCGCGATCACGGGCTTCCACAGCCGGCCCGCGGTCTTCGGAGGCAGCCAGTCGCCGGGGTCGTCGAAGTGGAGCGGAGTCGCACCCTGCTGCCCGATGTCCCGGGGCCGGTCCGCGTCGCCGATCGCGGCGGCGTTCCGATCGACGCCCGTGCAGAACGCGCGGTCGCCGGCGGCGGTCAGGACGACTGCGTTGACGTCGTCATTGGCCCGGAGTTCCGACCAGCACCGATGGACCTCGTGCATCATCACCGTGTCGAAGGCGTGCAGCACCTGAGGACGGTCCAGCGTGATCCACGCGACTCCACCGCGCTCCTCATAGCGCAGGGTTTCGTAGCCGGCCACAGGTCAACGGCCCCCGGCCGCGATGAGCGGAAGGGTGGCGAGGCCTCGCACATTGCTGTTGTACATGCGGGTGATGCCGGACTCGTCGATGCCGAAGTCGGGAAAGCGCTTGAGGAGTTCCTCGAAGGCCACTCGCACTTCGAGTCTCGCCAGCGGCGCGCCGAGACACAGGTGGCGGCCGAAGCCGAAGGCCACGTGCCGGTCGATGTCCCGATGGATGGAGAACACCTCGGGGTCCGGATACTTGCGCTCGTCGTGCACGGCCGCCCCCGTGATCAGGATGACCCGGGAGTCCTTGGGGATCACCGTCCCGTGCAGTTCGACGTCCTTGGTCGTCCACCTTCCCTGGAAGTGGGACGGGGGGTCCCAGCGGAGCATCTCCTCGACCGCGTTCGGGATCAGGCCGGGGTCGGCGACCAGCTCGCGGCGCTGGTCGGGATACCAGTGCAGCGCGACCACGCCGTTCGGGATGAGCCGGGCCACCGTCTCATGGCCCGCGAAGGCCAACTCCAGGAATCGCAAAGCCAGTTCACCGTCTTCGAGCAGGCGGGTGCTCCCGTCCGGCTCCTCGACCGGTGTGGTCATGAGCAGCGACATGACGTCGTCGCCGGGATCGCGGCGGCGTTCCGCGATCAGGTCCGAGAACAGGCCGACCAATTCGATGTTGGCGTTGATGGCGTCCTCGGAGACCGAACCGTCCTCACCGCGGTACGCGAGCCGGTCGCTCAGCAGATGGACCTGCTCGCGCATCTCGGCCGGAATGCCGACGAGCTCGCTGATGACGTCCAGCGGCAGGCGGAAGGAGAACTCCTGGACCAGGTCGAAGGAGTCCCGGCCCATGACGTTGTCGAGCAGCCGGCCGGCGGTCTCGCGGACGAAGTCCTCGAGCTGGTTCACGCGGCGGGGCGTGAACATGCGCATGGCCACCTTGCGGTGGAAGGTGTGCTCCGGGGGGTCCTTGAGGATGAGGAACGGCAGACCTCGGTCCTGTCCCTCCAACGTGACGCCGTTGGCACTCGAATAGATCTCCGGCGCGAGATGCCCGGCCACGACGTCCTCGTAGCGCGAAAGGGCCCAGAAGTCGTGCTTCTCGTTGTAGTAGACGGGTGCCTCGTCCCGCAGACGCCGGTAGACCGGGAAGGGGTTGTGCGCCGTCAGCCGGTCGAAGGGGTCGTACTCCAGCATCGTCTCTCCTAGTCGCGTGGCGCTGCCGCGGAGGGCACGGGCGTCGGGCCGGACTGGGTGCCGGAGAAGGACGCGGCCGCGGCGGAGGGGGCGACGGTCAGCTCCTCGACCGTGACGGACGGGAAAGCCGCCGCGACGGACAGCAGGCCGACCAGGGAGCCCGCGACCTCGTCAGGCGACATGAAGCGGTCCACGAGCAGACCTTGGTTCGCCCATGCCTCGAAGGCTTTGCCGAGCGCCTCGTCGTCGAAGTCGCTCCCGAACCCGGTGGGGGACGTCTGGCCGACCCGAATGCGGCAGATCCGCAGTTCCGGATGTTCCGAGTGCCAGGCCCGCAGGGTGCGTTCGAGTGCGAACTTGCTCGTGGCGTAGGCACCGAGCGCGGCCCGGTGCTGGTCGACGGCCTCCGAGGACAGCGCGGCCGCCATCGCATTCGGAGCCAGATACGGCAGGCACGACCGCAGGACCTGGTGGAATCCGACGGCATTGGTCTCCATCGCCCAGCGCCAGTCGTCCAGGCTGGTCTCGGCGATGGGCCGCAGACGGGCCACTCCGACGGAGGAGATGAGGAAGTCGATCCGGCCGAGCCGGTCCGCTGCCTCGCGTGCCAGCCGGTCGCAGTCGGTCTCGTCACGTACGTCGGCCCGGACCGGATGGCCGCCGACCGCCTCTGCGACGGTCTTCTCCAGTTCGGCCATCCGCCGTGCGGCCACGACCACCTGGGCACCCGCCCGCACGAGGTGTACGGCGAGGGCGCGCCCGATGCCCGCGGAGGCGCCCACCAGGAGGACGCGACTGCCGCTCAGCGGCGCGGATGCGCTGTTGCTCGCAGACGTCATCGCTCTCAGACCCCTTCCGCCACGGCCTTGATCTGCAGATACTCCTCGAATCCCGCGACCCCGCTCTCGCGGCCGATACCGCTGTGGCGATAGCCGCCGAACGGAACGTCGAAGCCGTAGTAGTTACCGCCGTTGACCGAGACGGTCCCGACCCGAAGCCGCCGGGCCACGGACTGCGCCCGCTCAGGCGAAGCACTGATCACGCCGCCGGACAGCCCGTACGAGGAGTTGTTGGCGATCCGCACGGCCTCGTCGTCACCGCCGTCGTACGGGATCACACAGAGAACCGGACCGAAGATCTCCTCCTGAGCGACCGTGTCGTTCTCGCCGACGTCGGCGAGAACCGTGGGCTCGACGAACCAGCCCTTGGTGCGGTCGGCAGGGATCCCACCGCCCAGCGTGATCCGGGCGCCTTCGGCCACCCCTCGTTGGATGTAGCCGAGTACGCGTTCCCGCTGGCGTTCGCTGATCAGCGGGCCCATGAGGTTGCCCGGGTCGGAAGGATCTCCGTAAGGCCAGCCGCGGAGGGTCTCCACCAGCGTCGTCAGGGTCGCCTCGTACTGCGCCCGCGGTACGAGCAGCCGCGAGAGGATCGCGCAGCCCTGGCCCGCGTGCGTGGTGATGTGGAAGGCCGCGGTGACGGCGGCCGTCGCGGGATCGGCGTCGTCGAGCGCGATCAGCGCCGACTTGCCGCCGAGTTCGAGGAACACCTTGGTGAGATTCTCCGCGGCGGCAGCCATCACGGCCCGGCCGGTGGCGGTCGATCCGGTGAAGGAGAGCATGTCGACCCGGGGGTCGGCTGCGAGTTGGTGGCCGATCTCGTGCCGGGAGGAGGCCACGACGTTGAGGACGCCGGCGGGTATGTCGGTCTCCTCGGCGACGAGCCGGCCGAGCGCGGTCGCGGCCCAGGGACTGTCGGGTGCGGGCTTGAGGACGACCGTGCAGCCCGCGGCCAGCGCGGGTGCGATCTTCGCGAGGTTGATCTGGGTGGGGAAGTTCCAGGGGGTGATGGCCCCGACCACTCCGATCGGCTCGCGGCGGAGCAGTCGGCGCGACACTCCGGTCGGCGCGGCGGCCTCACCCAGGTCGGTCTCCCAGTCGTAGCGCTCGGCGAGATCGGCGAACCAGCCGATGCCCTCGACCGGGGTGTCGAACTGGGGTCCGCCGGTCAGGACGACCGGGGTCCCGATCTCGGCGACGAGATCGGCCTTGAGCTGGTCCGCGTTCTTGACCAGGGCCGCCTGTAGTTGGCGCAGGCAGTGGACGCGGAACGCCGGATCGGTGCTCCAGGACGTTTCGTCGAAGGCCCGGCGAGCGGCGGTGATGGCCGCGTCCATGTCGGTCGCGGTGGCATCCGCGGTCGATCCGAGGACCTCCTCCGTGGCCGGATTGATGTTCTCGAAGGTGCCG
Proteins encoded in this window:
- a CDS encoding SDR family NAD(P)-dependent oxidoreductase, whose product is MDLGLKGASVVVNGGSKGMGRAAAEVIAAEGANVAVLARGRAALDDTVRALLDLGAADAVGLSVDLGDRSAVDAAFAEVGARWGGINVLINSAGPTDVGVGRTFDELDDEEWHATFDIGIVSAARCARAALPWLRRAEWARVVNVSAHSVRRQSPGLVAYTAAKAALTSFSKNLSQTLAPDGILVNTVSPGSFLSEGMRDYLAALPPERRIDDGDQVAAMRIIGEDFGHPAQLGRVALPAEIGPVIAFLASRRNTYMTGADINVDGGSDF
- a CDS encoding enoyl-CoA hydratase/isomerase family protein, with translation MAGYETLRYEERGGVAWITLDRPQVLHAFDTVMMHEVHRCWSELRANDDVNAVVLTAAGDRAFCTGVDRNAAAIGDADRPRDIGQQGATPLHFDDPGDWLPPKTAGRLWKPVIAAVNGMACAGAFYLLAEADIIIAAEHATFFDPHTTYGMASVFESMMLLQRVPIGEVLRVSLLGAHERMTARRAYEIGLVQEVVRLDDLADAAARVAEAIAAQPARAVQATVRAIWYAQELGYRQALDVGKTLVHLGSDDRDLAEGQALFASGGRIPWRAR
- a CDS encoding cytochrome P450 codes for the protein MLEYDPFDRLTAHNPFPVYRRLRDEAPVYYNEKHDFWALSRYEDVVAGHLAPEIYSSANGVTLEGQDRGLPFLILKDPPEHTFHRKVAMRMFTPRRVNQLEDFVRETAGRLLDNVMGRDSFDLVQEFSFRLPLDVISELVGIPAEMREQVHLLSDRLAYRGEDGSVSEDAINANIELVGLFSDLIAERRRDPGDDVMSLLMTTPVEEPDGSTRLLEDGELALRFLELAFAGHETVARLIPNGVVALHWYPDQRRELVADPGLIPNAVEEMLRWDPPSHFQGRWTTKDVELHGTVIPKDSRVILITGAAVHDERKYPDPEVFSIHRDIDRHVAFGFGRHLCLGAPLARLEVRVAFEELLKRFPDFGIDESGITRMYNSNVRGLATLPLIAAGGR
- a CDS encoding SDR family oxidoreductase — protein: MTSASNSASAPLSGSRVLLVGASAGIGRALAVHLVRAGAQVVVAARRMAELEKTVAEAVGGHPVRADVRDETDCDRLAREAADRLGRIDFLISSVGVARLRPIAETSLDDWRWAMETNAVGFHQVLRSCLPYLAPNAMAAALSSEAVDQHRAALGAYATSKFALERTLRAWHSEHPELRICRIRVGQTSPTGFGSDFDDEALGKAFEAWANQGLLVDRFMSPDEVAGSLVGLLSVAAAFPSVTVEELTVAPSAAAASFSGTQSGPTPVPSAAAPRD
- a CDS encoding aldehyde dehydrogenase family protein, with the translated sequence MPQTGRTEPLLIDGRLVSASDGGTFENINPATEEVLGSTADATATDMDAAITAARRAFDETSWSTDPAFRVHCLRQLQAALVKNADQLKADLVAEIGTPVVLTGGPQFDTPVEGIGWFADLAERYDWETDLGEAAAPTGVSRRLLRREPIGVVGAITPWNFPTQINLAKIAPALAAGCTVVLKPAPDSPWAATALGRLVAEETDIPAGVLNVVASSRHEIGHQLAADPRVDMLSFTGSTATGRAVMAAAAENLTKVFLELGGKSALIALDDADPATAAVTAAFHITTHAGQGCAILSRLLVPRAQYEATLTTLVETLRGWPYGDPSDPGNLMGPLISERQRERVLGYIQRGVAEGARITLGGGIPADRTKGWFVEPTVLADVGENDTVAQEEIFGPVLCVIPYDGGDDEAVRIANNSSYGLSGGVISASPERAQSVARRLRVGTVSVNGGNYYGFDVPFGGYRHSGIGRESGVAGFEEYLQIKAVAEGV